From the Notolabrus celidotus isolate fNotCel1 chromosome 12, fNotCel1.pri, whole genome shotgun sequence genome, one window contains:
- the pdp1 gene encoding pyruvate dehyrogenase phosphatase catalytic subunit 1 — protein sequence MPVTSQLLRGLPRTKALASSLLPCQQHQSWLGPITHRPASKRPSHFWQSHRHSRGYQTASVLHSYILSPPQVNSILKANEYSFKVPEFDGKNVSSVMGFESNQLPANAPIEDRRSAATCLQTRGMLLGVFDGHAGCACAQALSERLFYYIAVSLLPHNTLCELEAAVEAGRALSPILQWHKHPNDYFSREAQTLYFNSLRTYWQELIDLTSPGEVPETREALTNAFKRLDNDMSLEAQVGDPNAFLHYWVLRVAFSGATACVAHIDGQDLYIANAGDARAVLGVQEEDGSFSVHTLSNDHSAQNDEEMARIRGEHPPSERKTVIRQDRLLGLLMPFRAFGDVKFKWSIELQKRVLESGPDQLHENEHTKFIPPNYHTPPYLTAEPEITYHRLRPQDRFLVIGSDGLWETLHRQEVVRIVGEYLTGVHQRQPLKVGGYRVTLGQMQGLLEERKARVSSAFEDQNSATHLMRHAVGNNEFGTVDHERLSKMLSLPEELARMYRDDITIIISQFNPHVIGAQRQEGQS from the exons ATGCCTGTGACGTCCCAGCTGCTCAGGGGTTTGCCCCGTACCAAGGCCTTGGCCTCCAGCCTGTTACCATGCCAACAACACCAGTCCTGGCTAGGACCTATCACTCACAGACCTGCCTCAAAACGACCCTCTCATTTCTGGCAGAGCCATCGCCACTCAAGAGGTTATCAGACAGCCTCGGTGCTCCACAGCTACATCCTCTCACCCCCGCAGGTCAACTCTATTCTGAAAGCCAACGAGTACAGCTTCAAG GTGCCAGAGTTTGATGGGAAGAATGTGTCATCAGTGATGGGTTTCGAGAGCAATCAGCTGCCAGCAAACGCTCCCATAGAAGACCGCCGGAGTGCAGCCACGTGTCTGCAGACCAGAGGCATGCTGCTAGGTGTGTTTGACGGCCATGCTGGCTGTGCCTGTGCACAG GCTCTCAGTGAGAGGTTGTTCTACTACATCGCCGTGTCTCTTCTTCCACACAATACACTGTGTGAGCTGGAGGCAGCAGTGGAGGCGGGCAGAGCACTTAGTCCCATCCTGCAGTGGCACAAACATCCTAACGACTACTTCAGCAGGGAGGCTCAGACGCTTTACTTTAACAGCCTCCGGACATACTGGCAGGAGTTGATAGATCTCACCAG CCCAGGAGAAGTTCCAGAGACCCGTGAGGCCTTAACGAACGCCTTCAAGAGGCTGGACAATGACATGTCTCTTGAGGCCCAG GTTGGAGACCCAAATGCTTTCCTGCACTACTGGGTTTTGAGAGTGGCTTTTTCTGGAGCAACAGCCTGCGTGGCTCACATCGATGGACAAGACCT GTATATAGCCAACGCAGGAGATGCTCGAGCAGTGTTAGGGGTCCAGGAGGAGGACGGTTCCTTCAGCGTGCACACACTCTCCAACGACCACAGCGCTCAGAATGACGAAGAGATGGCTCGGATACGTGGAGAACACCcgccatcagagaggaagaCGGTTATCCGACAG GACCGGTTGCTCGGCCTCCTCATGCCGTTCCGTGCGTTCGGGGACGTGAAGTTTAAGTGGAGTATTGAGCTGCAGAAGCGGGTGTTAGAGTCCGGACCTGATCAGCTCCATGAAAACGAGCACACAAAGTTTATCCCTCCAAACTACCACACGCCGCCCTACCTGACCGCTGAGCCTGAAATCACGTACCACAGGCTGCGGCCACAGGATCGCTTCCTG GTAATTGGCTCTGACGGCCTCTGGGAGACCctccacagacaggaagtggttCGTATTGTCGGGGAGTACTTGACAGGGGTGCACCAGCGTCAGCCCCTCAAAGTGGGAGGCTACAGGGTCACCCTCGGACAGATGCAGGGACtgctggaagagagaaaggcTCGTGTGTCTTCAGCTTTCGAGGACCAGAACTCAGCGACCCATCTGATGCGCCATGCGGTGGGAAACAACGAATTTGGCACGGTCGACCATGAGAGGCTTTCAAAGATGCTCTCGCTGCCCGAGGAGCTGGCTCGCATGTACCGCGAtgacatcaccatcatcatctctCAGTTCAACCCTCATGTGATTGGAGCACAGAGACAGGAGGGGCAGTCCTGA